A stretch of Candidatus Purcelliella pentastirinorum DNA encodes these proteins:
- the pth gene encoding aminoacyl-tRNA hydrolase: protein MKLIVGLNNNNLKYKNTRHNIGSCFVKKLAKTYKKKFKIKKMFLGKISKIKINKKNTYLLIPNTYINLSGNSVLPFIKYYKIKKKNIIIVHDELDLTPGIAKFKKGINYCGHNGIKHIAQTIKYNKFYRLRIGIGHPGKNNDINKFVLNKPEKKEKKLINNAIKKAIKSIKILIKKNIIIAMNELHNYK, encoded by the coding sequence ATGAAACTTATCGTAGGATTAAATAATAATAATTTGAAATATAAAAATACAAGACATAATATTGGATCATGTTTTGTTAAAAAATTAGCTAAAACATATAAAAAGAAATTTAAAATAAAAAAAATGTTTTTAGGTAAAATAAGTAAAATAAAAATAAATAAAAAAAATACATATTTATTAATTCCAAATACTTATATAAATTTAAGTGGAAATTCAGTATTACCATTTATAAAATATTATAAAATTAAAAAAAAAAATATAATAATTGTACATGATGAATTAGATTTAACCCCGGGAATAGCTAAATTTAAAAAAGGTATAAATTATTGTGGACATAACGGAATAAAACATATAGCACAAACAATAAAATATAATAAATTTTATAGATTAAGAATAGGAATAGGACATCCAGGAAAAAATAATGATATAAATAAATTTGTATTAAACAAACCTGAAAAAAAAGAAAAAAAACTAATAAACAATGCAATAAAAAAAGCAATAAAATCTATAAAAATATTAATAAAAAAAAATATAATAATAGCTATGAATGAATTACACAATTATAAATAA
- the pfkA gene encoding 6-phosphofructokinase has translation MINKIAILTSGGDSPGMNAAIRSIVYAAFKAKCDIFGVYDGFLGLYENRMINLNLDHVSDIISKGGTILGSTRYSGFFNKSIREKAINNMKDVGINALIVIGGDGSYAGAMSISKMGFPCVCLPGTIDNDVAGTDYTIGYFTALETIVEAIDKLRDTSISHQRIFIVEVMGRYCGDLTLAASVAGGCEFVILPEVDYFPEELVNRIKLSIINGRKHAIVLITEHVCNINKLAVFLGNEIKCETRTTVLGHIQRGGSPVAYDRILASRMGVYSIGLLLNGHSGKCIAIKNDEIIHYDIIDTIKNMKRVIKTDLLEIVKNIY, from the coding sequence ATGATAAATAAAATTGCTATATTAACTAGTGGTGGAGATTCTCCAGGAATGAATGCTGCAATAAGAAGTATCGTTTATGCAGCTTTTAAAGCTAAATGTGATATTTTTGGGGTTTATGATGGTTTCTTAGGTTTATATGAGAATCGTATGATTAATTTAAATTTAGATCATGTATCTGATATTATAAGTAAAGGTGGAACTATATTAGGTTCTACTAGATATTCTGGTTTTTTTAATAAAAGTATACGTGAAAAAGCTATAAATAATATGAAAGATGTTGGTATCAATGCTTTGATAGTTATAGGAGGAGATGGTTCTTATGCTGGAGCAATGAGTATATCTAAAATGGGTTTTCCTTGTGTATGTTTGCCAGGAACAATAGATAATGATGTTGCAGGTACTGATTATACTATAGGTTATTTTACGGCTTTAGAAACAATAGTTGAAGCTATAGATAAATTGCGAGATACTTCTATTTCTCATCAACGCATATTTATAGTAGAGGTTATGGGTCGTTATTGTGGTGATTTAACTTTAGCAGCTTCTGTAGCTGGAGGTTGTGAATTTGTTATTTTACCTGAAGTAGATTATTTTCCTGAAGAATTAGTTAATAGGATTAAATTAAGTATAATCAATGGTAGAAAACATGCTATTGTTTTAATAACGGAACATGTTTGTAATATTAATAAATTAGCTGTATTTCTTGGTAATGAAATTAAATGTGAGACTAGAACTACTGTTTTAGGACATATTCAACGTGGTGGTAGTCCTGTTGCTTATGATCGTATTTTAGCTTCTCGTATGGGAGTTTATTCTATTGGATTATTATTGAATGGGCATAGTGGTAAATGTATTGCAATAAAGAATGATGAAATAATACATTATGATATTATTGATACTATAAAGAATATGAAACGTGTTATTAAAACTGATTTATTAGAAATAGTTAAAAATATTTATTAA